A DNA window from Selenomonadales bacterium contains the following coding sequences:
- the rlmD gene encoding 23S rRNA (uracil(1939)-C(5))-methyltransferase RlmD, which produces MPVSVPVRVGQRVSLRVEGITHEAEGVMRYNGFTVFVPDALPGDVVDADVISVKPHYARALLSNVAVASPDRATPPCPYYAKCGGCQLMHASYPAQLRYKEEQVRAALTRIGGLDGVVVRPIIPMQEPYNYRNKAQFPVGLQSGKVVMGCYKRRSHEIVPVDTCLIQHSANNAALAVTGELVAHFGWSVYEETQHTGLLRHVLVRHAVATNETMIVLVINGETLPRAAEFAGEIRRRLPSVVSVQININRKRGNVILGETTRLIWGREHIVDEVAGLKFKVSARSFLQVNPVQTAVLYGKALEYAALTGRENVFDLYSGVGTISLFLAREARQVTGIEIVPEAVRDAEENARLNGITNATFITGAAEEVVPRLVAAGESPEVCVVDPPRAGCQESLLATLAAARPKRIVYVSCNPSTLARDLRYLSEHGFRAEEVQPVDMFPHTSHVETVVLMSRVDK; this is translated from the coding sequence TTGCCGGTGAGTGTTCCCGTTAGGGTAGGGCAGCGCGTCAGTTTGCGGGTGGAGGGCATAACGCACGAGGCGGAGGGTGTTATGCGCTATAACGGGTTTACCGTGTTTGTGCCTGACGCATTGCCGGGTGATGTTGTCGATGCTGACGTTATTTCGGTTAAACCGCACTATGCACGCGCGTTGCTGTCTAATGTAGCGGTCGCGTCGCCTGACCGCGCGACTCCGCCTTGCCCGTACTATGCCAAGTGCGGCGGGTGCCAGCTTATGCACGCAAGCTACCCAGCACAGCTACGCTATAAGGAGGAGCAGGTGCGGGCCGCATTAACTCGCATCGGTGGTTTAGACGGCGTCGTCGTGCGGCCGATTATCCCGATGCAGGAGCCCTACAACTACCGCAATAAGGCGCAGTTTCCGGTGGGCTTGCAGTCGGGTAAGGTCGTGATGGGGTGCTATAAGCGACGCAGTCATGAGATAGTTCCGGTTGATACGTGCCTAATCCAGCACAGCGCGAACAATGCGGCTCTGGCTGTTACGGGCGAGCTGGTTGCTCATTTTGGGTGGAGCGTGTATGAGGAAACACAGCACACGGGGTTACTCAGGCATGTCCTCGTGCGGCATGCGGTGGCTACAAACGAGACTATGATAGTCTTAGTCATCAACGGCGAGACGTTGCCGCGAGCCGCGGAGTTCGCAGGCGAAATTAGACGACGCTTGCCAAGTGTTGTTTCGGTGCAGATAAACATCAACCGCAAACGCGGCAACGTCATTTTGGGGGAGACTACTCGCCTTATTTGGGGCAGGGAACATATTGTCGACGAAGTGGCCGGGCTTAAGTTTAAGGTTTCGGCGCGTTCTTTTCTGCAGGTGAACCCGGTGCAGACCGCCGTACTCTACGGCAAAGCGCTGGAGTACGCCGCGCTTACGGGCAGAGAAAACGTATTTGACCTATATTCGGGTGTAGGCACCATCTCGCTGTTTCTAGCACGCGAAGCGCGGCAAGTGACCGGCATCGAAATTGTGCCGGAGGCTGTGCGCGACGCCGAGGAAAACGCTCGTCTTAACGGCATCACCAATGCAACGTTTATCACCGGCGCGGCAGAAGAAGTCGTGCCGAGGCTTGTCGCAGCGGGTGAGTCGCCAGAGGTTTGCGTCGTCGACCCGCCGCGCGCCGGTTGTCAGGAAAGTTTGTTGGCTACACTCGCGGCCGCCCGACCCAAGCGCATTGTCTATGTCTCCTGCAACCCCTCGACACTTGCGCGCGACTTGCGTTACTTAAGCGAACACGGCTTTCGCGCCGAAGAAGTCCAACCGGTAGATATGTTCCCACATACTAGCCATGTTGAGACGGTAGTCTTGATGTCAAGGGTTGATAAGTAA
- a CDS encoding methylated-DNA--[protein]-cysteine S-methyltransferase, whose protein sequence is MQVYLGRVETKFGTVHYAVTEQGAVAITVPGQAQAEAFGILERRGFKAADCLPDTQGLHNVKKELEEYFSGTRREFSFPLDMQGTEFELRVWQALRDIPYGERRSYSDIARAVGVPKGARAVGGANSRNPLPLVIPCHRVCAQGGGLGGFAGGLECKRFLLELEQRSLAGECSR, encoded by the coding sequence ATGCAAGTCTATTTGGGACGTGTTGAAACGAAGTTTGGCACCGTGCATTACGCAGTAACTGAGCAGGGAGCGGTGGCTATAACGGTGCCGGGTCAGGCGCAGGCCGAGGCTTTTGGTATATTGGAGCGCCGCGGGTTCAAAGCCGCGGATTGCCTGCCTGACACGCAAGGGCTCCACAATGTAAAGAAGGAACTAGAGGAGTATTTTAGCGGCACGCGCCGTGAGTTTTCATTCCCGCTAGACATGCAGGGGACGGAGTTCGAACTGCGGGTATGGCAGGCGCTGCGCGATATCCCTTATGGTGAGCGGCGCAGTTATTCCGATATCGCTCGCGCCGTAGGTGTGCCTAAGGGCGCGCGAGCAGTAGGGGGGGCGAACAGCCGCAACCCCCTGCCGCTAGTGATCCCCTGCCACCGCGTGTGTGCGCAGGGCGGGGGCTTAGGTGGCTTTGCCGGTGGGCTGGAGTGCAAGCGGTTTTTGCTGGAGCTAGAACAAAGGAGTCTTGCCGGTGAGTGTTCCCGTTAG
- a CDS encoding VOC family protein yields the protein MFSADKTAIYTYGDAPPSPDFSLPDTTKDLVLHAELVIHGSKIMLSDAPPGSTITAGENISLALVLDNIADIEHAFARLRDEGGTVLKELQETFWTKCYGGVKDRFGIPWYFNLAGDAD from the coding sequence ATTTTCTCAGCCGACAAAACGGCCATCTACACCTACGGTGACGCACCTCCTTCACCTGACTTTAGCCTGCCAGACACAACCAAGGATCTCGTACTGCATGCCGAACTCGTAATCCACGGCAGCAAGATTATGCTGTCGGACGCTCCTCCGGGCAGCACAATCACGGCCGGGGAGAACATCTCCCTAGCCTTGGTGCTAGACAATATAGCTGACATCGAGCACGCCTTTGCCCGCCTACGTGACGAAGGTGGGACGGTGCTTAAGGAACTGCAGGAGACCTTTTGGACTAAGTGCTACGGCGGCGTGAAAGACCGCTTTGGCATCCCCTGGTACTTCAACTTGGCAGGCGACGCTGACTAG
- a CDS encoding thioredoxin family protein: MSKTLRFFMLQTCPHCKNAIRWMEELRNENPSYAKIPVVTVNEREQPDVANQFMYDLVPTYYLDKTKLHEGVASKDKIRAVFDAYMAAETKA, translated from the coding sequence ATGAGCAAGACACTGCGGTTCTTTATGCTGCAAACCTGCCCGCACTGCAAAAATGCCATCCGCTGGATGGAGGAGCTGCGGAACGAAAATCCAAGCTATGCCAAGATTCCGGTAGTAACGGTGAACGAGCGCGAGCAACCGGACGTAGCAAACCAGTTCATGTATGACTTAGTTCCCACCTACTACCTAGATAAGACTAAGTTGCACGAAGGTGTAGCAAGCAAGGACAAGATTCGCGCTGTGTTCGATGCCTACATGGCAGCGGAGACTAAGGCCTAG
- a CDS encoding DUF302 domain-containing protein: MKNMFLVIAVSLVAGMLVMGGLVYSLAPRLMMMESQSKYGFDHTVEAFIAEVDKAGWKVVGQHDMKSTLANFGHDVLNVKIIEVCSAKYSAEILKLDDERIVSPLIPCRIAIYEKSNGNTYIGRMNSPLFGRMFGGVINKVIAEASVITEGMIQKIIK; encoded by the coding sequence TTGAAAAATATGTTTTTGGTGATAGCAGTAAGCTTAGTCGCGGGCATGCTGGTAATGGGTGGGCTCGTGTACAGCTTGGCTCCTAGGCTTATGATGATGGAGAGTCAGAGTAAGTACGGGTTTGACCACACTGTGGAAGCGTTCATCGCGGAGGTAGATAAGGCCGGCTGGAAAGTCGTCGGTCAACACGACATGAAAAGCACGCTGGCCAATTTTGGACATGACGTACTAAATGTTAAAATAATAGAGGTGTGCTCCGCTAAGTACTCGGCCGAGATCCTTAAGCTTGACGACGAGCGGATTGTATCGCCGCTGATCCCTTGCCGCATTGCTATCTACGAGAAGAGCAACGGCAACACCTACATCGGCCGCATGAACTCACCGCTCTTTGGGCGCATGTTTGGCGGAGTGATTAACAAAGTCATCGCCGAAGCTTCGGTTATCACTGAGGGCATGATTCAGAAGATTATTAAGTAG
- a CDS encoding Crp/Fnr family transcriptional regulator — MQDMYSAISAKFPLLSALSVEEQAVVKANLGYVKFADQQLLITKAEQCKSVFFVLTGSIRVYMVSEEGREITLYRLVPGDVCLFTLSCLAGLGELLANAEASAGTEVVTLPGIIYQNLMHSSPALHKHTMASALTRLRQVMKVVELVTFVPIKQRVGLFLCDAMHKQGSVKLKLTREQIALEVGTAREVVSRVLGEFEQEGVLTLGRGSVTVLQRDVINDFCLV; from the coding sequence ATGCAAGATATGTACTCCGCAATAAGCGCAAAGTTTCCGCTGCTGTCGGCCCTCTCGGTCGAAGAGCAGGCTGTTGTTAAAGCAAACCTCGGGTATGTGAAGTTTGCCGACCAGCAGTTGCTCATCACCAAGGCTGAGCAGTGCAAGAGCGTCTTCTTTGTCTTAACCGGCAGCATTCGTGTCTATATGGTTTCCGAGGAGGGGCGCGAGATTACGCTTTATCGCTTGGTGCCCGGGGATGTCTGCTTGTTTACCCTATCTTGTCTAGCGGGCTTAGGGGAGCTACTGGCCAATGCCGAGGCCAGTGCCGGGACAGAGGTAGTAACTTTGCCGGGAATCATCTATCAAAACTTGATGCACAGCAGTCCCGCGCTACATAAGCACACCATGGCTAGTGCTCTTACGCGGCTCAGGCAGGTTATGAAAGTGGTCGAGCTCGTGACCTTTGTGCCAATCAAGCAGCGGGTTGGGTTGTTCTTGTGTGATGCCATGCATAAGCAGGGGTCGGTCAAATTAAAGCTAACCAGAGAGCAGATTGCTCTCGAAGTCGGAACGGCCAGAGAAGTCGTAAGCCGCGTATTGGGCGAGTTTGAGCAAGAAGGCGTCCTAACACTCGGGCGTGGAAGCGTAACGGTGCTGCAAAGGGACGTCATAAACGACTTTTGCCTTGTGTGA
- a CDS encoding MFS transporter, which yields MVYPLIPLFLTTQLGASPAVLGLIEGTAESLAALIKVFSGRYSDRLGRRKPLAIGGYVFSVFGKSFLAFAGSWPLVFVARGLDRIGKGVRGAPRDALIAESAAPGKLGAAFGFHRFMDTLGAVVGVLFAFFLVKTSPEHLQRVFLWSLLPAAIAVLCFIPVKDAPALNKVEAKKLPPLKELPPPVKRFFVVSLLFALGNSSNHFLLLRAYDIGFLPASVILLYLTYNLSYTAVSYSAGQLSDKIGRKPLLLGAYLLYALVYAGFAVSSSPSAVWLLFVIYGLFAGISEGVEKALLVDIGASVGKATVIGWHGTLVGLSLLPASLVAGLLWKFVGPAAPFAFGAAMALAAAVLLAKTIDA from the coding sequence ATGGTTTATCCCCTTATCCCCCTATTTCTTACGACACAGCTAGGCGCAAGCCCTGCCGTATTGGGCTTAATCGAAGGGACAGCTGAAAGTTTGGCTGCTCTCATTAAAGTATTCTCCGGCCGTTACTCGGACAGACTAGGCCGCCGCAAGCCGCTAGCCATCGGCGGTTATGTATTTTCTGTGTTCGGCAAGTCATTCCTCGCTTTTGCCGGCAGTTGGCCGCTGGTTTTTGTGGCGCGCGGCCTCGACCGCATAGGCAAAGGGGTGCGCGGAGCCCCGCGCGACGCCCTAATTGCTGAGTCTGCGGCTCCGGGCAAGCTTGGCGCAGCCTTTGGATTTCACAGGTTTATGGACACGCTCGGAGCAGTCGTAGGCGTGCTATTTGCCTTCTTCTTGGTGAAGACATCACCGGAGCACCTGCAGCGGGTATTCCTGTGGTCTTTGCTCCCGGCAGCCATTGCGGTGCTGTGCTTTATCCCCGTCAAAGACGCGCCGGCATTAAACAAAGTTGAAGCAAAAAAGTTGCCTCCCTTAAAAGAGCTCCCCCCGCCGGTGAAGAGATTCTTCGTGGTCTCGTTGCTATTTGCGCTTGGCAACTCCTCTAACCACTTCCTGCTGCTGCGCGCCTATGACATCGGATTCTTGCCGGCAAGCGTTATACTGCTGTACCTTACCTACAACTTAAGCTATACAGCCGTCTCCTACAGCGCCGGACAACTATCCGACAAAATCGGGCGCAAGCCGTTATTGCTTGGCGCCTACCTGCTGTACGCACTTGTGTATGCGGGCTTTGCAGTTTCCTCTTCCCCAAGCGCAGTGTGGTTGTTGTTTGTCATCTATGGGCTCTTTGCCGGTATCTCGGAAGGAGTAGAGAAAGCACTGCTCGTTGACATCGGCGCAAGCGTCGGCAAAGCAACGGTAATAGGCTGGCACGGCACCTTAGTGGGGCTATCCCTGCTGCCGGCGAGCTTAGTGGCCGGGCTACTGTGGAAGTTTGTCGGACCGGCAGCGCCCTTTGCCTTTGGTGCGGCTATGGCGCTTGCCGCTGCAGTGCTGCTAGCCAAGACAATCGACGCGTAG
- a CDS encoding NHL repeat-containing protein yields MQWIVEKFLKFEGSDKQKPRDGYVQFGFHTASGNLYAIDNEQHWVGLVNHEGALSWTAGPNVVVASVPHLHVELEEPHYVCDAPDGSILVASSGNCRVYKLDRLTNMASLLIDGHSLGITFLGNSVVDMHGNIRVNEVKGCKIHKFSSWGELLLTFGNGVPGFQPGTVAREDAQFNWVYDLRLGPDGNIYVLDSRNYAVRVIDTVRETVTTVAGTGSGGYDGDGGEPISATFGSNPNTYFDGPWSLSLDEHGNIYVGDTWNRAIRVITADRTSIKTLAGSSDGLDLYHICGLDYYAGQLFIPLWDGELVVLRHGKYSARHPTEVPLK; encoded by the coding sequence ATGCAGTGGATTGTAGAGAAGTTTCTCAAATTCGAAGGATCAGACAAGCAAAAGCCCAGAGATGGTTACGTTCAGTTTGGCTTTCATACTGCCAGCGGAAATCTGTATGCCATAGACAATGAGCAGCATTGGGTAGGGCTTGTGAATCACGAGGGCGCTCTATCTTGGACTGCAGGCCCTAACGTCGTGGTAGCTAGCGTCCCCCATCTTCATGTCGAACTCGAGGAACCGCATTACGTCTGCGATGCACCAGATGGCAGCATACTAGTTGCAAGTAGTGGCAACTGCAGAGTATACAAGCTAGATCGGCTAACTAATATGGCAAGCCTCCTGATTGACGGCCACTCCCTCGGCATTACGTTCCTCGGGAACTCTGTAGTGGACATGCACGGAAACATCAGGGTTAACGAGGTGAAGGGGTGCAAAATCCACAAGTTCAGTTCCTGGGGAGAGCTATTGCTGACATTCGGGAACGGTGTGCCGGGTTTTCAGCCAGGGACAGTCGCCCGCGAGGATGCTCAGTTCAACTGGGTGTATGACCTGCGCCTAGGACCAGACGGAAACATCTACGTTCTAGATAGCCGCAATTACGCTGTTCGCGTCATAGATACCGTGCGAGAGACAGTAACCACGGTAGCTGGAACTGGCTCAGGAGGGTATGATGGGGACGGTGGTGAGCCGATTAGTGCCACCTTCGGCAGTAACCCCAACACGTATTTTGACGGACCATGGTCACTATCCCTCGATGAACATGGCAATATTTACGTAGGGGACACATGGAACAGGGCAATCCGCGTCATAACCGCTGATCGAACCTCCATTAAAACCTTAGCAGGATCTTCCGATGGCCTGGATCTCTATCACATCTGCGGGCTAGATTACTATGCGGGTCAGCTTTTCATTCCCCTTTGGGACGGCGAGTTAGTAGTTCTGCGGCACGGCAAGTATAGCGCACGTCACCCGACTGAAGTTCCATTGAAGTAG